In the Anoplopoma fimbria isolate UVic2021 breed Golden Eagle Sablefish chromosome 7, Afim_UVic_2022, whole genome shotgun sequence genome, one interval contains:
- the LOC129093709 gene encoding butyrophilin subfamily 3 member A2-like encodes MMFNLKDEQSPKRRPLTFSVLVFHHAAVLLLLINCCKGQSQVISPRLPIVAVAGDDIILPCHIKPAMDVAFTTVEWTRPDLKPRFVHVWRSGQELLDDQHPLYKGRTSLFTNKLKSGDISLQLSKVKQSDKGTYRCFVPMLNKDSTVELVFGSVSSPEIDIYKASNGFLLECKCNGWYPEPEVLWLDAEGNLLSAGPTETVRGPDDLYTVSSRVTVEKRHSNSFTCRVQQKNTNQTRETHISLSADLFKAQSSSAIRISICLAVCIVAVVAVVVALWKWGRNKKTTDPSTELQLLMEGDEDRQKPRTEREKIVFLDKTKVKLEEDLQNNEGELQHVQQVITTLMDQKKDLKNQREKLTSQQQENKTKIEEYKKKKTPKTDKDNKMRKREITLHNLEKRENEHKELLQNTEKLLESTEEMINKMTERKGKLERDKEKLNKLLKETEREREEIEKKLQSEQSEREEEINHPMMTA; translated from the exons ATGATGTTTAATCTGAAGGATGAACAATCCCCAAAACGTCGACCCTTGACCTtcagtgttttggttttccatcaCGCTGCTGTCCTGCTTCTGCTGATAAACTGCTGTAAAG GTCAGTCTCAGGTAATCAGCCCACGTCTGCCAATAGTAGCAGTAGCTGGTGATGACATCATTTTGCCATGTCACATCAAACCTGCCATGGATGTTGCTTTCACGACTGTGGAGTGGACGAGACCTGACCTGAAACCCAGATTTGTCCATGTGTGGCGTTCTGGTCAAGAACTTCTAGATGATCAGCATCCATTGTACAAGGGAAGAACTTCACTGTTCACCAACAAACTGAAGTCAGGAGACATTTCACTACAACTCTCCAAAGTGAAACAGTCTGATAAGGGAACATACAGGTGCTTTGTTCCCATGTTGAATAAAGACTCTACTGTTGAGCTTGTCTTTG gttctgtctcctcacctgaaATAGACATTTACAAAGCCAGCAATGGATTTCTGTTAGAGTGTAAATGTAATGGCTGGTATCCAGAGCCTGAGGTGTTGTGGCTGGACGCTGAGGGaaacctcctctctgctggacctacagagacagtcagaggtCCTGATGACCTCTATactgtcagcagcagagtgactgTGGAGAAGAGACACAGCAACAGCTTCACCTGTAGAGTCCAACAGAAGAACACCAACCAgaccagagagacacacatcaGTCTATCAG CTGATCTCTTTAAGGCCCAGTCTAGTTCTGCTATTCGCATTTCCATCTGCTTGGCTGTGTGCATCGTGGCTGTTGTTGCAGTTGTAGTTGCTCTGTGGAAATGGGGACGAAACAAAA AAACCACGGACCCCAGCACAGAACTTCAGCTTCTGATGGAGggagatgaagacagacagaagccCAGGACcgaaagagagaaaattgtgTTTCTGGACAAGACCAAAGTAAAACTTGAAGAGGACTTACAGAACAATGAGGGAGAACTGCAACATGTACAACAGGTGATAACAACGCTGATGGACCAGAAGAAAGATCTGaagaaccagagagagaaactcACCTCACAACAGCAGGAGAACAAGACAAAGATAGAAGagtacaagaagaagaaaaccccaaaaacagacaaagacaacaaaatgaGGAAGCGTGAAATAACCCTACATAATctggagaagagggagaacGAACACAAGGAACTGTTACAGAACACAGAGAAACTACTGGAGTCAACAGAGGAGATGattaataaaatgacagaaaggaAAGGGAAACTAGAGAGAGATaaggaaaaactaaataaactcctgaaagagactgaaagagagagagaggagattgAGAAGAAACTTCAGTCCGAGCAGtctgagagagaagaggaaataaatcaTCCAATGATGACGGCATGA